In Pseudomonadota bacterium, the following are encoded in one genomic region:
- a CDS encoding acylneuraminate cytidylyltransferase family protein codes for MKAHSERVPGKNFRLLGNKPLYAWMLDTLLAIDDIATVVVNTDASAELVDDPRFAQARVLLRERKADLCGDFVSMNLVIADDIAAVPADSYLMTHVTNPFLSAATIRGALAAYEAGLASGTADSLFTVTRHQTRFYRADGSAINHDPANLIRTQDLEPWFEENSCMYLFSAASFARNQARIGDQPILFPIPKREAVDIDDQDDWNVAALLAAGMASARAVS; via the coding sequence ATGAAGGCCCACAGCGAGCGGGTGCCGGGCAAGAATTTCCGCCTGCTCGGCAACAAGCCGCTGTATGCCTGGATGCTGGACACCTTGTTGGCGATTGACGACATCGCGACGGTGGTCGTCAATACCGACGCCAGCGCGGAACTCGTCGATGACCCGCGCTTTGCCCAGGCGCGCGTGCTGTTGCGCGAACGCAAGGCCGACCTGTGCGGGGATTTCGTCAGCATGAACCTCGTCATCGCCGACGACATCGCGGCGGTGCCTGCCGACAGCTATCTCATGACCCACGTCACCAACCCGTTCCTGTCGGCGGCGACCATCCGCGGCGCGCTGGCGGCCTACGAGGCCGGCCTCGCGTCGGGTACCGCCGATTCGCTGTTCACGGTCACCCGTCACCAGACCCGCTTCTACCGGGCCGACGGCAGCGCCATCAATCACGACCCGGCCAATCTCATCCGCACCCAGGATCTCGAACCCTGGTTCGAGGAGAATTCCTGCATGTACCTGTTCAGCGCCGCGAGCTTCGCGCGCAACCAGGCGCGCATCGGCGACCAGCCGATTTTGTTCCCGATCCCAAAACGCGAAGCGGTGGACATCGATGACCAGGATGACTGGAACGTCGCCGCCCTGCTTGCCGCCGGCATGGCTTCCGCGAGGGCCGTTTCATGA
- a CDS encoding glycosyltransferase gives MSQGLGAGVRGRLSVIIPVYNYAHFLRACVESVRAQSVDDVEVLVVDDGSTDDSAAVAASLPGVRYIHQANQGLSAARNTGIAACSGEYLLFLDADDQLAPGTLAARLAFARAEIGPGVSVCRTRQFLRTNEAGEALPAAPWWLAPRDLDLRLWHFNIAPPHAWLLHRAVVDAVGGFDTELRACEDYDYWLRALCLGHAPRYSPAGLVYYRKHAASMSADNRQQQHHDVLLHERVFAALASCPQAQGEDPACALLAAVSGAFTTLSRIAGDDYQRLLSLLAMQADDDTSLASSIAPRRVLRDYYLLKLLDAGALLRGRDARVVPLFDALLARLRRQGITVQDTRVARRVAMLADIVRDGGAPLVDRYRVARLALKL, from the coding sequence ATGAGCCAGGGCCTCGGCGCCGGCGTGCGCGGACGCCTGTCGGTCATCATCCCGGTCTACAACTATGCGCATTTTCTGCGCGCCTGCGTGGAGAGCGTACGCGCACAGAGCGTGGACGACGTCGAAGTGCTGGTGGTCGATGACGGCTCCACCGACGACAGCGCCGCGGTGGCGGCATCGCTGCCCGGCGTGCGTTACATCCACCAGGCCAACCAGGGGCTGTCCGCCGCGCGTAATACCGGCATCGCCGCGTGCAGCGGTGAATACCTCTTGTTTCTCGACGCCGATGATCAGCTCGCGCCGGGCACGCTGGCCGCGCGCCTGGCCTTCGCGCGCGCGGAGATCGGGCCCGGCGTCAGCGTGTGCCGCACGCGCCAGTTCCTGCGCACCAACGAAGCCGGCGAGGCGCTGCCCGCGGCGCCGTGGTGGCTGGCGCCGCGCGATCTCGATCTGCGCCTGTGGCATTTCAATATCGCCCCGCCCCACGCCTGGCTGCTGCACCGCGCGGTGGTCGACGCGGTGGGTGGCTTCGACACCGAACTGCGCGCCTGCGAGGACTACGACTATTGGCTGCGCGCCCTGTGCCTCGGCCACGCGCCGCGCTACAGCCCGGCGGGCCTCGTCTACTACCGCAAGCATGCGGCAAGCATGTCGGCCGACAATCGCCAGCAGCAGCATCACGACGTGTTGCTGCATGAGCGGGTGTTCGCGGCGCTGGCAAGTTGTCCGCAGGCACAGGGCGAAGACCCGGCCTGCGCCCTGCTCGCGGCGGTGTCCGGCGCCTTTACCACCCTCTCGCGTATCGCCGGCGACGACTACCAGCGCCTGTTGAGCTTGTTGGCCATGCAGGCCGATGACGACACGAGCCTGGCCAGCAGCATTGCGCCGCGCCGCGTGCTGCGCGACTACTACCTGTTGAAACTGCTGGATGCCGGCGCGCTGCTGCGCGGCCGCGATGCCCGCGTCGTGCCGCTATTCGACGCGCTGCTGGCGCGCCTGCGACGACAGGGCATCACCGTTCAAGACACGCGCGTGGCCCGCCGCGTGGCGATGTTGGCCGACATCGTCCGCGATGGCGGCGCGCCGCTCGTCGACCGTTATCGAGTGGCGCGCTTGGCCTTGAAACTGTAG
- a CDS encoding Gfo/Idh/MocA family oxidoreductase, protein MSGQSAVIVGGGAVGVDFHLPRLVTLCGMTAVTIVEVDARRRAELAMKFGARKDVSVLPRLPETARYDIAVIATPPRLHAPYVDDLKMRCRRLVIEKPLANNLAGAESIAASLADAPCQAFVCHIRRALGSFALVRELRRRATFGPLRAVQLAEGGVFSWKAASIGSFSRQLNGGGVLQDTGPHAIDLLCQVFDRLTLARSWMDADLRHGEQAIEANCVLHLRADGELPVSLALSRNRNFSNQARFEFEGAVVNVDVRDNSLRVSLDGDTGIEGIALGGPPQRLEYHELFDAFYRRFIVAGDNQGVTVHDALRVARIIDAAYAQALPMAGGF, encoded by the coding sequence GTGAGCGGACAATCTGCAGTCATTGTCGGTGGTGGCGCCGTCGGCGTCGATTTCCACCTGCCACGCCTCGTCACGCTGTGTGGCATGACCGCCGTGACCATCGTTGAGGTCGATGCGCGCCGCCGCGCCGAGCTTGCGATGAAGTTCGGCGCGCGCAAGGACGTGTCGGTGTTGCCGCGCTTGCCGGAAACGGCCCGCTACGACATCGCCGTCATCGCCACGCCCCCGCGCCTGCATGCGCCCTATGTCGATGACCTCAAGATGCGCTGTCGGCGACTCGTGATCGAAAAGCCGCTGGCCAACAACCTCGCCGGCGCCGAATCGATCGCGGCGAGTCTCGCCGACGCGCCCTGCCAGGCCTTCGTCTGCCACATCCGCCGCGCTCTCGGCAGTTTCGCGCTGGTGCGCGAACTGCGCCGACGCGCCACTTTCGGGCCTCTGCGCGCGGTGCAGCTCGCCGAAGGCGGCGTGTTCAGCTGGAAGGCGGCCTCGATAGGCTCGTTCTCGCGACAGCTCAACGGTGGCGGCGTGCTGCAGGACACCGGGCCCCATGCCATCGATCTGCTGTGCCAGGTTTTTGACCGACTGACGCTCGCGCGCAGTTGGATGGACGCCGATCTCAGGCACGGCGAGCAGGCCATCGAGGCCAACTGCGTGCTGCATCTGCGCGCAGACGGCGAACTGCCGGTGAGCCTGGCCCTGAGCCGCAATCGCAATTTCTCCAACCAGGCGCGTTTCGAATTCGAGGGCGCGGTGGTGAACGTCGACGTGCGCGACAACAGCCTGCGCGTCAGCCTCGATGGCGACACCGGTATCGAGGGCATCGCCCTCGGTGGGCCGCCGCAGCGCCTCGAATACCATGAATTGTTCGATGCCTTCTACCGGCGCTTCATCGTGGCCGGCGACAACCAGGGCGTGACGGTGCACGATGCGCTGCGTGTCGCCCGCATCATTGACGCAGCCTATGCCCAGGCGCTGCCGATGGCGGGGGGATTCTGA
- a CDS encoding FkbM family methyltransferase gives MDKQEVYATLNEAYFREDCHERQLLDNLPRFLENAALFVDVGASLGQYTLTASRCMRGGRIIAVEADPIRHEELTRNAARWSGESGRRIDAVFAAVGDSAGTVTFYTTQSNISGGLFPRPAADGPAWQELTVPSVTLDELCGDEIPDFVKADIEGAELRMLRGARRILEHGRTAFLLELHGWNDPQDRGAESIPDFMRRHGYHAVAFFEHTLFLPLGATYLREKAAAGLRLLTGRR, from the coding sequence ATGGATAAACAAGAAGTGTACGCGACGCTCAACGAGGCCTACTTTCGCGAGGATTGTCACGAGCGCCAGCTGCTCGACAACCTGCCGCGTTTCCTGGAGAACGCCGCGCTGTTCGTCGACGTCGGCGCGAGCCTTGGCCAGTACACCTTGACCGCCAGCCGCTGCATGCGCGGCGGGCGCATCATCGCGGTGGAGGCCGACCCCATCCGTCATGAAGAACTGACGCGCAATGCGGCGCGCTGGAGCGGCGAGAGCGGTCGTCGTATCGACGCGGTCTTCGCGGCCGTCGGTGACAGCGCCGGCACGGTGACCTTCTACACCACGCAATCGAACATCAGCGGTGGCCTGTTTCCGCGCCCGGCGGCGGACGGGCCGGCGTGGCAGGAGCTCACGGTGCCGAGCGTCACCCTCGACGAGCTGTGCGGCGATGAAATACCGGATTTCGTCAAGGCCGACATCGAAGGCGCCGAACTGCGCATGTTGCGCGGCGCGCGGCGCATACTCGAACACGGCCGCACCGCGTTCCTGCTCGAACTGCACGGCTGGAACGACCCGCAAGACCGCGGCGCGGAGTCGATTCCCGACTTCATGCGTCGCCACGGCTATCACGCGGTGGCGTTCTTTGAACATACCTTGTTCCTGCCGCTGGGGGCGACCTACCTGCGCGAGAAGGCCGCCGCCGGCCTGCGCCTGCTGACCGGCAGGCGCTGA
- a CDS encoding SDR family oxidoreductase, whose amino-acid sequence MSGSVEAVLITGAGGGIGTALCRAFRAAGYRVIATDAAPCECECDEFIALDLALLVADQTRRAAFSADVLAAARGAALRVLVNNAAVQTLGAAGEVSVDALRHSLDVNVSAPYALAACLLDSLAAHQGVVLNIGSVHAQLTKPGFLAYAVSKAALAGLTRSMALDLAPRGIRVNEIRPGATATPMLLAGFARDPQALAGVAAMQPLGRLGEPAEIAAMAVFIASREARYVTGAALQVDGGIGARLHDPL is encoded by the coding sequence ATGAGCGGCAGCGTCGAAGCGGTGCTCATCACCGGCGCCGGTGGCGGCATAGGCACGGCGCTGTGCCGTGCGTTTCGCGCCGCCGGCTATCGCGTCATCGCCACCGATGCGGCGCCGTGCGAGTGCGAGTGCGACGAATTCATCGCGCTCGATCTCGCGCTGCTGGTCGCCGACCAAACACGGCGCGCGGCATTCAGCGCAGACGTCTTGGCCGCGGCGCGCGGCGCGGCCCTGCGTGTGCTCGTCAACAACGCCGCGGTGCAGACCCTGGGCGCGGCGGGCGAGGTATCGGTCGATGCCCTGCGTCACAGTCTCGACGTCAACGTCAGCGCGCCCTATGCCCTGGCGGCCTGCCTGCTCGACAGCCTCGCCGCCCACCAGGGCGTGGTGCTGAACATCGGCAGCGTGCATGCGCAGCTCACCAAGCCGGGTTTTCTCGCCTACGCGGTGAGCAAGGCCGCGCTGGCGGGCTTGACGCGCTCGATGGCGCTCGATCTCGCGCCGCGCGGCATACGCGTGAACGAGATCCGCCCCGGCGCCACCGCCACACCCATGTTGCTGGCGGGTTTCGCCCGCGACCCGCAGGCCTTGGCCGGGGTCGCCGCTATGCAGCCCCTGGGGCGCCTCGGCGAGCCGGCGGAGATTGCCGCGATGGCGGTCTTCATTGCTTCGCGCGAAGCCCGCTACGTGACGGGCGCCGCGCTACAGGTGGATGGCGGCATAGGCGCGCGCCTGCACGATCCGCTGTAG
- a CDS encoding DUF115 domain-containing protein, producing MNADARSTPMLPHYLDGMNAVERVLFKAARAARCSRAFYGAYCGWHRDRPAIARFAGRHAGQRCFILGGGPSLKLIDPAPLRNEVTFAVNGIFLIYDWLGFEPSYYVVEDFLVYADRWREIREQVRASNCFFPDHFRYAAFDRDNHHYFRAIYDFDPRSGFPRFSRNAARVLWIGGTVTYICLQLALYMGFKEVYLIGMDHNYRRPAHVESVGDVWTSHGEDPNHFHPQYFGAGYRWHDPQVERMETAYQRAREVYAEAGAQVFNATVGGHLEVFPRVDYAQLFSA from the coding sequence ATGAACGCCGACGCCCGCAGCACGCCGATGCTGCCGCATTACCTCGATGGTATGAACGCCGTCGAACGGGTGCTGTTCAAAGCGGCGCGGGCGGCACGTTGTTCGCGCGCCTTCTATGGCGCCTATTGCGGCTGGCATCGCGACCGGCCGGCCATCGCCCGCTTCGCTGGACGTCATGCCGGCCAGCGCTGTTTCATCCTCGGTGGCGGACCGTCGCTGAAGCTCATCGACCCGGCGCCGCTGCGCAACGAGGTGACTTTCGCCGTCAATGGCATTTTCCTCATCTACGACTGGCTGGGCTTCGAGCCGAGCTACTACGTGGTCGAAGATTTCCTGGTCTATGCCGATCGCTGGCGCGAGATCCGCGAGCAGGTGCGCGCCTCTAACTGTTTCTTTCCCGATCACTTCCGCTACGCGGCGTTCGATCGCGACAATCACCATTACTTTCGCGCGATTTACGACTTCGATCCGCGCTCGGGCTTCCCGCGCTTCTCGCGCAACGCGGCGCGGGTGTTGTGGATAGGCGGCACGGTCACCTATATCTGCCTGCAGCTCGCCTTGTACATGGGCTTCAAGGAGGTCTATCTCATCGGCATGGATCACAACTACCGGCGTCCGGCGCACGTCGAGAGCGTCGGCGATGTATGGACCTCCCACGGTGAAGACCCCAATCATTTCCACCCGCAGTATTTCGGCGCCGGCTACCGCTGGCACGATCCGCAGGTCGAGCGCATGGAGACCGCCTACCAGCGCGCCCGCGAAGTTTACGCGGAGGCCGGCGCACAGGTGTTCAATGCCACTGTCGGTGGGCACCTGGAAGTGTTTCCGCGCGTCGACTATGCGCAGCTCTTCTCGGCATGA
- a CDS encoding alpha/beta fold hydrolase yields MSEVQYYEIPGFVTQSGFTLDVKLAYKTFGTLAPRADNVVVVPTFYGGRHGETEFMVAAGRAIDTGKYFVVIPNMLGNGCSTSPSNTPAPYGRGGFPLTTVYDNVLAQHRLLTEHLGVKRIRLVSGFSMGAQQSYQWGALFSDMVDAIAPICGSARTAEHNYVFVDSAVNALTLDPDFKDGWYESQPLRGVLAFGHVYSAWLFSQDFFREKLYTRLGLASRDDVVKFTQRYFLANDANDLIAMARTWMAGDISANPRFGGDFEAALKAITCRAIVMPGDTDLYFRVPDNAYEVARMPNAELRPIPSKWGHGAGFGIDPADNAFIDAALAELLG; encoded by the coding sequence ATGTCCGAAGTGCAGTACTACGAGATCCCGGGCTTCGTCACCCAAAGCGGTTTCACGCTCGACGTCAAGCTTGCCTACAAGACCTTCGGCACCCTCGCGCCCCGCGCCGACAATGTCGTCGTGGTGCCGACCTTCTACGGTGGCCGCCACGGCGAAACGGAATTCATGGTGGCCGCGGGGCGCGCCATCGACACCGGCAAGTACTTCGTGGTCATACCCAACATGCTCGGCAACGGCTGCTCGACCTCGCCCAGCAACACGCCCGCGCCCTATGGCCGCGGCGGCTTTCCGCTCACCACCGTCTACGACAACGTGCTCGCCCAGCATCGCCTGCTGACCGAGCACCTGGGCGTGAAACGCATCCGTCTGGTGAGCGGCTTCTCCATGGGCGCGCAGCAGAGCTACCAATGGGGCGCGCTGTTTTCCGACATGGTCGACGCCATCGCGCCGATCTGCGGCTCGGCGCGCACGGCCGAACACAACTACGTGTTCGTCGATAGCGCCGTCAACGCGCTCACGCTCGATCCCGACTTCAAAGACGGCTGGTACGAAAGCCAGCCCCTGCGCGGTGTGCTGGCTTTCGGTCACGTCTATTCGGCGTGGCTGTTCTCCCAGGACTTCTTCCGCGAAAAGCTCTACACCAGGCTCGGCCTCGCCAGCCGCGATGACGTGGTGAAGTTCACCCAGCGCTATTTCCTGGCCAACGATGCGAACGATCTGATTGCCATGGCCCGCACCTGGATGGCCGGCGATATCAGCGCCAACCCGCGCTTCGGCGGCGACTTCGAGGCGGCCCTGAAAGCCATCACCTGCCGCGCCATCGTCATGCCGGGTGACACCGATCTGTACTTCCGTGTGCCTGACAACGCCTACGAAGTCGCGCGCATGCCCAATGCCGAGCTGCGCCCGATACCGTCCAAGTGGGGCCACGGCGCCGGCTTCGGCATCGACCCGGCGGACAATGCCTTCATCGATGC
- a CDS encoding glycosyltransferase family 2 protein, with amino-acid sequence MSDSAPRVSVIIRCCNEEQHIGRLLSGILEQTLREVEIIVVDSGSTDATLAIASRYPVHIRHIAREDFSFGRSLNVGCAAARGEFLVMASAHVYPIYRDWLEKLISPFANPEVAVVYGQQRGDERTKYAEQQIFEKLYPAGGMQLMPGWFCNNANAAVRRALWLELPYDESLTGLEDLAWAKAVGQRGLRVAYHGEAGVIHVHDERWRQVLNRYRREAIALQRIAPEQHFGFADFVACFARNVVSDLRHAKRESRLREVWLSVLQFRFMQLWGTYRGFASGAAIPDNLKETFYYPKGWDHEADISGGEQRAAMRIPYAALGEDEPD; translated from the coding sequence ATGAGTGACAGCGCGCCGCGCGTCAGCGTCATCATCCGCTGCTGCAACGAAGAGCAACACATCGGCCGCCTGCTGTCGGGCATCCTCGAGCAGACGCTGCGCGAGGTCGAGATCATCGTCGTCGATTCCGGCTCGACCGATGCCACGCTCGCCATCGCCTCGCGTTACCCGGTGCACATCCGCCACATAGCGCGCGAGGATTTCTCCTTCGGGCGGTCGTTGAACGTGGGCTGCGCGGCGGCGCGCGGCGAATTCCTGGTGATGGCCAGCGCCCACGTCTATCCCATCTACCGCGACTGGCTCGAAAAATTGATTTCGCCCTTCGCCAATCCCGAAGTGGCGGTGGTGTACGGCCAGCAGCGCGGCGACGAACGCACCAAGTACGCCGAGCAGCAGATCTTCGAGAAACTCTACCCGGCGGGCGGCATGCAGCTGATGCCGGGCTGGTTCTGCAACAACGCCAATGCGGCGGTACGCCGCGCGTTATGGCTGGAACTACCCTACGACGAGTCCCTGACCGGGCTCGAAGACCTGGCCTGGGCGAAAGCCGTTGGCCAACGCGGCCTGCGCGTCGCCTACCATGGCGAGGCGGGCGTCATCCACGTGCATGACGAGCGCTGGCGCCAGGTGCTGAACCGCTACCGGCGCGAAGCTATAGCCTTGCAACGCATCGCGCCGGAGCAGCATTTCGGCTTCGCCGATTTTGTTGCCTGCTTCGCGCGCAACGTGGTGTCCGACCTGCGTCATGCCAAGCGTGAGTCGCGCCTGCGCGAGGTCTGGCTGTCGGTGCTGCAATTCCGCTTCATGCAGTTGTGGGGCACCTATCGCGGCTTTGCGAGCGGTGCCGCGATCCCGGACAATCTCAAAGAGACTTTCTACTATCCCAAGGGGTGGGATCATGAGGCGGACATCTCGGGTGGTGAACAGCGCGCGGCGATGCGCATTCCCTACGCGGCCTTGGGCGAGGACGAGCCGGACTGA
- a CDS encoding phosphoglycerate dehydrogenase — translation MTEYKVLLSCPPMLGMLGEFSDDFAACGFEVEAPQLVQVLSEQELIARLPHCDGWIIGDDPATRAVLEAGAAGRLKAAVKWGIGIDNVDVAAAQALGLGFINTPYMFGEEVADYAMAYVTGLARELFVVDRGVRAGQWPKPAGMSLQGKTVGLVGYGSIGRATARRLAVAGLAVQVYDPGETAASAARDDGHAPLAWPDGVEHCDFLVFTCALTAANRHMFNAEVLARCRHGVRVVNVARGPLIDTDALLHGLSSGRIHSAALDVFEVEPLQGAHALRSFERVIFGSHNASNTAEAVRRTSRKAIAELARLLSAAR, via the coding sequence ATGACCGAATACAAGGTGCTGCTGAGTTGCCCGCCAATGCTCGGCATGCTGGGTGAATTTAGCGACGACTTCGCGGCCTGTGGCTTCGAGGTCGAGGCGCCGCAACTGGTGCAGGTGCTGAGCGAGCAGGAATTGATCGCGCGTCTGCCACACTGCGACGGCTGGATCATCGGCGACGACCCGGCCACGCGCGCGGTGCTCGAGGCCGGCGCCGCCGGGCGCCTCAAGGCCGCCGTCAAGTGGGGCATAGGCATCGACAACGTCGACGTGGCCGCTGCCCAGGCGCTCGGCCTCGGTTTCATCAACACGCCCTACATGTTCGGCGAGGAAGTGGCCGACTACGCGATGGCCTATGTCACCGGTCTCGCGCGCGAATTGTTCGTGGTCGATCGCGGCGTGCGGGCCGGGCAATGGCCCAAGCCCGCCGGCATGTCACTGCAGGGCAAGACCGTGGGGCTGGTGGGCTATGGCAGCATCGGGCGCGCCACCGCGCGGCGCCTGGCGGTGGCCGGGCTCGCGGTCCAGGTCTACGACCCTGGCGAGACCGCGGCCAGCGCCGCGCGCGACGACGGCCATGCGCCGCTGGCCTGGCCCGACGGCGTTGAACACTGCGATTTCCTGGTCTTCACCTGTGCGCTGACCGCTGCCAACCGTCACATGTTCAATGCCGAGGTGCTGGCGCGTTGCCGTCATGGCGTGCGCGTGGTGAACGTGGCGCGCGGTCCATTGATAGACACCGACGCGCTGCTGCACGGCCTTTCGAGCGGCCGCATCCACAGCGCCGCCCTCGACGTGTTCGAAGTCGAGCCGCTGCAGGGTGCGCATGCGCTGCGCAGCTTCGAGCGTGTGATCTTCGGCTCTCACAATGCATCCAACACCGCCGAGGCGGTGCGCCGCACCAGTCGCAAGGCCATCGCTGAACTGGCGCGCCTGTTGAGCGCCGCGCGATGA
- a CDS encoding NAD-dependent epimerase/dehydratase family protein, whose protein sequence is MKVAVFGGSGFLGYDFVRLALREGGVTPVVYSSSAKSLSNVARHEVDVRLYPSADPVSVVLDEDVDLLVNFSHPFERREGISGHAQVQRFAEFVAAARRRNPDLRLVHTSSMSVYEPFAKGHEFDEGAPLRPPRHDRYAREKVAAEQALLSLPDAPTWQLHVRPTVVYGPFCGVWTDRIFEAFMAGDVDYRDLSGRIQPLYGEDLSRLLLGVVRQFRPGIYNVPGPESMSWQTFFTTFADIVGHGRLRFRADAGGAPSWLGFYSSNLRELMHAVRREPAFNRIALSIARHLPERSVLAIRDLLLGRGERAPRAAATRGSEEYLRGFFAEDRVVSAARLARDFPDFQPRALAACADELGRYFRYRFSDDSFVEEPAHG, encoded by the coding sequence ATGAAGGTCGCGGTATTCGGCGGCTCGGGCTTCCTCGGCTACGACTTCGTGCGGCTCGCGCTGCGTGAGGGCGGCGTGACGCCGGTGGTGTATTCGAGCAGCGCCAAGAGCCTGTCCAATGTCGCGCGCCACGAGGTCGACGTCCGTCTCTACCCGTCGGCCGATCCGGTGTCCGTGGTGCTGGACGAAGACGTCGACCTGCTGGTCAATTTCTCTCATCCCTTCGAGCGGCGCGAGGGTATCAGCGGCCATGCGCAGGTGCAGCGCTTCGCCGAGTTCGTGGCGGCGGCGCGGCGCCGCAATCCGGACCTGCGCCTGGTCCATACGAGTTCGATGTCGGTCTACGAACCGTTCGCCAAGGGCCATGAATTCGACGAGGGCGCGCCCCTGCGCCCGCCGCGCCATGACCGCTACGCGCGCGAGAAGGTCGCCGCCGAACAGGCCTTGCTGAGCCTGCCCGACGCGCCCACCTGGCAGTTGCATGTGCGTCCGACGGTGGTCTACGGGCCGTTCTGCGGCGTGTGGACCGATCGCATCTTCGAAGCCTTCATGGCCGGTGATGTCGACTATCGCGACCTGTCCGGCCGGATCCAACCGCTCTACGGCGAAGACCTGTCGCGTTTGCTGCTCGGCGTGGTTCGTCAGTTTCGACCGGGTATCTACAACGTGCCCGGCCCCGAGAGCATGAGCTGGCAGACATTCTTCACCACTTTCGCCGACATCGTCGGCCACGGCCGCCTGCGCTTCCGCGCCGACGCCGGCGGCGCGCCCTCGTGGCTGGGTTTCTACTCGAGCAACCTGCGTGAGCTCATGCACGCGGTGCGCCGCGAGCCGGCCTTCAATCGCATCGCGCTCAGCATTGCCCGCCACCTGCCGGAGCGCAGCGTGCTGGCGATTCGCGACTTGCTGCTGGGGCGTGGCGAGCGCGCGCCGCGCGCCGCCGCAACACGCGGTTCGGAGGAATACCTGCGTGGCTTTTTCGCCGAGGATCGCGTGGTCAGCGCAGCGCGCCTTGCCCGCGACTTTCCCGATTTCCAGCCCCGTGCACTGGCCGCCTGCGCGGACGAACTCGGGCGTTACTTCCGTTATCGATTCAGTGACGACAGTTTCGTCGAGGAGCCCGCCCATGGATAA